In a single window of the Amycolatopsis sp. cg5 genome:
- a CDS encoding ABC transporter ATP-binding protein codes for MATVTFRDTTRFYAGVAKPAVDGLDLEVADGEFLVLVGPSGCGKSTTLRMLAGLEGVDDGTIHIGDRDVTDLPPNARDIAMVFQNYALYPHMTVGENIGFHLKIAKMPKAERETRVREAAKVLDLTEYLDRKPAKLSGGQRQRVAMGRAIVREPSVFLMDEPLSNLDAKLRVQTRTQIASLQRRLGITTIYVTHDQVEAMTMGDRVAVLRDGILQQCDTPVGLFARPVNVFVAGFIGSPAMNLLETTVDSDGAIVGSSWLPLTPGQRSALTGPGIVVGIRPEGWEIGGSGLTATVEVIEELGSDQYLYCRTSDGQVLTVRTPGMAPWQRGEKIELAPKTGAAHLFDQATGDRLS; via the coding sequence ATGGCAACCGTGACCTTCCGCGACACCACGCGGTTCTACGCCGGGGTCGCCAAACCCGCGGTGGACGGGCTCGACCTCGAAGTCGCCGACGGCGAGTTCCTGGTGCTGGTCGGCCCGTCCGGCTGCGGCAAGTCGACCACCCTGCGGATGCTCGCCGGGCTGGAGGGCGTCGACGACGGCACCATCCACATCGGCGACCGTGACGTCACCGACCTGCCGCCGAACGCGCGTGACATCGCGATGGTGTTCCAGAACTACGCGCTGTACCCGCACATGACGGTCGGCGAGAACATCGGCTTCCATCTCAAGATCGCGAAGATGCCCAAGGCCGAACGGGAGACCCGCGTCCGTGAGGCGGCCAAGGTGCTCGACCTGACCGAGTACCTCGACCGCAAGCCGGCCAAGCTCTCCGGCGGCCAGCGGCAGCGCGTCGCGATGGGCCGGGCGATCGTGCGCGAGCCCAGCGTGTTCCTGATGGACGAGCCACTGTCCAATCTGGACGCCAAGCTCCGGGTGCAGACCCGCACGCAGATCGCGTCGCTGCAACGGCGGCTCGGCATCACCACGATCTACGTCACGCACGACCAGGTCGAGGCGATGACCATGGGCGACAGGGTCGCCGTGCTGCGCGACGGCATCCTGCAGCAGTGCGACACCCCGGTCGGGCTGTTCGCGCGACCGGTCAACGTGTTCGTCGCCGGGTTCATCGGCTCGCCGGCGATGAACCTGCTTGAGACCACAGTGGACAGCGACGGCGCGATCGTCGGCTCGTCGTGGCTGCCGCTCACGCCGGGGCAGCGCTCGGCGCTGACCGGGCCCGGCATCGTCGTCGGCATCCGGCCGGAGGGCTGGGAAATCGGCGGCTCCGGGCTGACCGCGACCGTCGAGGTGATCGAGGAGCTGGGCAGCGACCAGTACCTGTACTGCCGCACGAGCGACGGCCAGGTCCTGACGGTGCGCACGCCGGGCATGGCGCCGTGGCAACGCGGCGAGAAGATCGAGCTGGCCCCGAAGACCGGCGCGGCGCATCTGTTCGACCAGGCGACGGGTGACCGGCTGTCATGA
- a CDS encoding ABC transporter substrate-binding protein, producing MRRKVMTVTAAAALGLSLTACGDGGSAGTPSGGENALPGVEQFLSAPCPEAGTKPATDKEFTYWAMWTADEPQGKVLQKAFKCFEEKTGVKVTVQWLGRKAYTQNLVPALNTGAVPDLFDQDVSKVGAAIMAPGGTQSVDDVFAMKVGEGDKTVKDVLTPSSYDFPQNKDKEGHNFMVPYTVQSSAWWYGKDRVKDFKEPKTMDDLIGLFDKAKADGKAAVSLDGDIPFYNMYFFTQLAERYVGSGGLYKAATDKTGQAWLTEPGFLKAATQTARLPKHFIDGWDAAKFPQIQQRWADGDAQYLYVGTWAPSETREYLDKQGSGTKVSYGSFQFPMPPEATHDTVEQMSIGFAVPKQAKHAEAAKAFIAYFLNKDLLSGIPAVADNLVPRTDLAVPDDLKQVKAAMDDPKKEHVLQYDGIDGIAGGKWQTDVFDPADTALLKGALTPQQFVEQLAAKGAEFWKSQGR from the coding sequence ATGCGACGCAAGGTCATGACAGTGACGGCCGCGGCCGCGCTCGGGCTTTCCCTCACCGCGTGCGGGGACGGCGGCTCGGCCGGAACCCCGAGCGGCGGCGAGAACGCGCTGCCCGGTGTCGAGCAGTTCCTCTCCGCGCCGTGCCCTGAAGCGGGCACGAAACCCGCCACGGACAAGGAATTCACCTACTGGGCTATGTGGACGGCCGACGAGCCACAGGGCAAGGTGCTGCAGAAGGCCTTCAAGTGCTTCGAGGAGAAGACCGGCGTCAAGGTCACCGTGCAGTGGCTGGGCCGCAAGGCGTACACGCAGAACCTGGTGCCCGCGCTCAACACCGGCGCCGTGCCCGACCTGTTCGATCAGGACGTCAGCAAGGTCGGCGCGGCCATCATGGCGCCGGGCGGCACGCAGAGCGTCGACGACGTCTTCGCCATGAAGGTCGGCGAGGGTGACAAGACGGTCAAGGACGTGCTGACCCCGAGCTCCTACGATTTCCCGCAGAACAAGGACAAAGAGGGCCACAACTTCATGGTCCCGTACACCGTGCAGTCCAGTGCCTGGTGGTACGGCAAGGACCGGGTCAAGGACTTCAAGGAGCCCAAGACCATGGACGACCTGATCGGCCTGTTCGACAAGGCGAAGGCCGACGGCAAGGCCGCCGTCAGCCTCGACGGCGACATCCCGTTCTACAACATGTACTTCTTCACCCAGCTCGCCGAGCGCTACGTCGGCTCCGGCGGGCTCTACAAGGCCGCGACCGACAAGACCGGCCAGGCCTGGCTGACCGAGCCCGGTTTCCTCAAGGCCGCGACGCAGACCGCACGCCTGCCCAAGCACTTCATCGACGGCTGGGACGCGGCGAAGTTCCCGCAGATCCAGCAGCGCTGGGCCGACGGCGACGCGCAGTACCTCTACGTCGGCACCTGGGCGCCGAGCGAGACGCGTGAGTACCTCGACAAGCAGGGGTCCGGCACCAAGGTGTCCTACGGCTCGTTCCAATTCCCGATGCCGCCGGAGGCCACGCACGACACGGTCGAGCAGATGTCGATCGGCTTCGCGGTGCCGAAGCAGGCCAAGCACGCCGAGGCGGCGAAGGCGTTCATCGCCTACTTCCTCAACAAGGACCTGCTTTCCGGCATCCCCGCGGTCGCCGACAACCTCGTGCCGCGCACCGACCTGGCCGTGCCGGACGACCTGAAGCAGGTCAAGGCCGCGATGGACGACCCGAAGAAGGAGCACGTGCTCCAGTACGACGGGATCGACGGCATAGCGGGCGGCAAGTGGCAGACCGACGTGTTCGACCCGGCCGACACCGCGCTGCTCAAGGGCGCGCTGACGCCGCAGCAGTTCGTCGAGCAGCTCGCGGCCAAGGGCGCCGAGTTCTGGAAGAGCCAAGGCCGATGA
- a CDS encoding class II fructose-bisphosphate aldolase produces the protein MPLVSTGEIVGAARARRRGCGAFNAIQLEHITAIIAGARAANTDVIVQLSQNAVRYHGALAPVGEAALAAAREADIGVAVHLDHAESPELVREAVKLGFSSVMFDASTMDYADNVAATREMAGHCHDHGVWVEAELGEVGGKDGVHAPGARTDPHEAAEFVAATGVDALAVAVGSSHAMLTRDAALDVELIARLRDQVPVPLVLHGSSGVPDDGLAAAVHAGMTKINIATQLNKVFTAAAAGDWRAHPDRVDPRRYLGAGREAVTAEVRRLLTVLERSC, from the coding sequence ATGCCGCTGGTGTCCACCGGCGAGATCGTCGGCGCCGCGCGTGCGCGGCGCCGGGGCTGTGGCGCGTTCAACGCCATCCAGCTCGAACACATCACCGCGATCATCGCGGGCGCGCGGGCCGCGAACACCGACGTCATCGTGCAGCTGAGCCAGAACGCGGTCCGCTACCACGGCGCGCTCGCCCCGGTCGGCGAAGCGGCGCTCGCCGCCGCGCGGGAGGCCGACATCGGCGTCGCGGTGCATCTCGACCACGCGGAGTCCCCCGAGCTGGTCCGCGAGGCGGTCAAGCTCGGCTTCAGCTCTGTCATGTTCGACGCGTCCACAATGGACTACGCGGACAACGTGGCCGCGACCCGTGAGATGGCAGGCCACTGCCACGACCATGGCGTCTGGGTCGAGGCCGAGCTCGGCGAGGTCGGCGGCAAGGACGGCGTGCACGCGCCCGGCGCCCGTACCGACCCGCACGAGGCCGCCGAGTTCGTCGCGGCCACCGGGGTGGACGCGCTCGCCGTCGCGGTCGGCAGCTCGCACGCGATGCTCACGCGGGACGCGGCGCTCGACGTCGAGCTGATCGCGCGGCTACGCGACCAGGTGCCGGTTCCCTTGGTACTGCACGGTTCTTCCGGTGTGCCGGACGACGGGCTCGCCGCCGCCGTCCACGCGGGCATGACGAAGATCAATATCGCCACCCAGCTGAACAAGGTGTTCACCGCGGCCGCCGCGGGCGACTGGCGGGCGCATCCGGACCGGGTCGACCCGCGCCGGTATCTCGGCGCCGGGCGCGAGGCCGTCACCGCCGAGGTGCGGCGGCTGCTCACGGTCCTTGAGCGGAGTTGTTGA
- a CDS encoding 1-phosphofructokinase family hexose kinase: MIVTVTPNAALDVTYTVDSFRPGETHRVRSVRQRAGGKGVNVARVLHALGADVRAIATIGGRTGHAFSDDLAASGIPARLVPIAGETRRTTTVLGDTTTLLNEPGPEVTQAEWAALDRAAQSQDPDVLVCSGSLPPGCPADGYATLLSGLSILDTSGDALLAGLKAKPTVVKPNLDELREVTGLADTESAAAELRKAGAGTVIVSLGKDGMLAVTQAGTWHATPTEVLTGNPTGAGDAAVAAIALGLLRRDSWPRILRDAVALSAAAVRGALAGDVDLPYFRRERDLVSVHPS; encoded by the coding sequence ATGATCGTCACCGTGACGCCGAACGCCGCACTCGACGTCACGTACACAGTGGACAGCTTCCGGCCAGGCGAAACACACCGGGTGCGCTCGGTACGGCAGCGCGCCGGCGGCAAGGGCGTCAACGTCGCCCGCGTGCTCCACGCGCTCGGCGCCGACGTCCGCGCCATCGCCACCATCGGCGGCCGGACCGGGCACGCGTTCTCGGACGATCTCGCCGCCTCGGGCATCCCGGCCCGGCTGGTGCCGATCGCCGGGGAGACGCGACGGACCACGACCGTCCTCGGCGACACCACCACCCTGCTCAACGAGCCGGGCCCGGAGGTCACCCAGGCCGAGTGGGCCGCACTCGACCGGGCCGCACAAAGCCAAGACCCCGACGTGCTGGTCTGCTCGGGCAGTCTGCCGCCGGGCTGCCCTGCCGACGGGTACGCCACCCTCCTCAGCGGACTGTCCATCCTGGACACCTCGGGAGACGCGCTACTAGCCGGGCTCAAGGCGAAACCCACCGTCGTCAAGCCCAACCTCGACGAACTCCGCGAGGTGACAGGCCTGGCCGACACTGAGTCCGCCGCCGCCGAACTGCGCAAGGCCGGTGCGGGCACGGTGATCGTCTCGCTCGGCAAGGACGGCATGCTCGCCGTCACCCAGGCCGGGACCTGGCACGCCACCCCGACCGAAGTGCTGACCGGCAATCCGACCGGCGCGGGTGACGCGGCCGTCGCCGCGATCGCGCTCGGCCTGCTCCGGCGCGACTCGTGGCCCCGCATCCTCCGCGACGCGGTCGCGCTGTCCGCGGCGGCCGTCCGCGGCGCGCTGGCAGGCGACGTCGACCTTCCCTACTTCCGCCGCGAACGAGACCTGGTCTCGGTTCACCCGTCCTAG
- a CDS encoding carbohydrate ABC transporter permease produces the protein MTTLTMGGAHARRKRRLFWPFAVPALALYLAFLVLPTIATVVLSFTSWSGAGDTPQANGVTNYTQMWQSDSFQYAFRNTLFYVFVGGIGTFALAFLFTMVLRDMRGGKVVRAILFFPNIVAPVALGMFLGFVFKYQPGKQGLANYLLEHVGADAAKFLAPANVTGVVTASLIWASSGFYITILMAAVDRIPPYLYEDAALAGASPWQKFRNITLPMTWDVVGVAGVLWTINALKIFELVFVLAGPGTYAPPNQAWTLGVYVFDRTFGSNGTPDFGAACACAVAMIALVSLLVVLLRRLMRRDAIQF, from the coding sequence ATGACGACGCTGACCATGGGTGGGGCGCACGCGCGGCGGAAACGGCGGCTGTTCTGGCCGTTCGCCGTGCCCGCGCTGGCGCTCTACCTGGCCTTTCTCGTGCTGCCCACGATCGCGACGGTCGTGCTCAGCTTCACCAGCTGGTCCGGCGCGGGCGACACGCCGCAGGCCAACGGCGTCACGAACTACACGCAGATGTGGCAGAGCGACTCGTTCCAGTACGCCTTCCGGAACACGCTCTTCTACGTCTTCGTCGGCGGCATCGGCACCTTCGCGCTGGCGTTTCTGTTCACCATGGTGCTGCGCGACATGCGCGGCGGGAAGGTGGTGCGGGCGATCCTGTTCTTCCCGAACATCGTCGCCCCGGTCGCGCTCGGCATGTTCCTCGGCTTCGTCTTCAAGTACCAGCCGGGGAAACAGGGCCTCGCGAACTACCTGCTCGAGCACGTCGGCGCGGACGCGGCGAAGTTCCTCGCACCGGCCAATGTGACCGGTGTGGTGACCGCGTCGCTGATCTGGGCGAGCTCCGGCTTCTACATCACCATCCTGATGGCCGCGGTCGACCGGATCCCGCCGTATCTCTACGAGGACGCGGCGCTCGCCGGCGCGTCGCCGTGGCAGAAGTTCCGGAACATCACGCTGCCGATGACCTGGGACGTGGTCGGTGTCGCCGGTGTGCTGTGGACGATCAACGCGCTCAAGATCTTCGAGCTGGTGTTCGTGCTGGCCGGGCCCGGCACCTACGCGCCGCCGAACCAGGCGTGGACGCTCGGCGTCTACGTGTTCGACCGGACCTTCGGGTCCAACGGGACGCCGGACTTCGGCGCCGCCTGCGCCTGCGCGGTGGCGATGATCGCGCTGGTCTCGCTGCTCGTCGTGCTGCTGCGGCGGCTGATGCGCCGTGACGCGATCCAGTTCTGA
- a CDS encoding carbohydrate ABC transporter permease codes for MSITDTPPVVRAAPKPARKVPRKPKQAPGSRKVSPLRLLGSAIVWLFTAGNLLVLYWLVTAAFKTPVEIFTKPFALPYQWFKQGKPFRNFVYAWNNAGFGDAVLTTVVLVGLSTVVTVAVSAPAAYALTRLGKRGSNGITNFVAIGMGVPFQTVIIPLFVVLSKLHLDNEYGLFLVYVALSIPFTVFLLTGFFRSLPDELEEAAAIDGASPVRTFFSVMLPLARGGLITALTLNAIGLWNETLLGIVFLHDQAHFTLSRALFTFYGAASYQSEYGGLIAGVAIVVLPMLALYLVLARRIITGLTLGAGK; via the coding sequence ATGTCCATAACGGACACCCCGCCGGTGGTGCGCGCCGCGCCGAAACCGGCTCGGAAGGTACCGCGCAAACCGAAGCAGGCGCCGGGCTCACGCAAGGTGAGCCCGCTGAGGCTGCTCGGCTCGGCGATCGTCTGGCTGTTCACCGCGGGCAACCTGCTGGTGCTGTACTGGCTGGTCACCGCGGCGTTCAAGACGCCGGTGGAGATCTTCACCAAGCCGTTCGCCCTGCCGTACCAGTGGTTCAAGCAGGGCAAGCCGTTCCGCAACTTCGTGTACGCCTGGAACAACGCTGGCTTCGGCGACGCGGTGCTCACCACGGTCGTCCTCGTCGGACTGTCCACTGTGGTGACCGTCGCGGTGTCCGCGCCTGCCGCCTACGCGTTGACGCGGCTGGGCAAACGCGGCTCGAACGGGATCACGAACTTCGTCGCCATCGGCATGGGCGTGCCGTTCCAGACGGTGATCATCCCGCTGTTCGTGGTGCTGTCCAAGCTGCACCTGGACAACGAGTACGGGTTGTTCCTGGTGTACGTGGCGTTGTCGATCCCGTTCACCGTGTTCCTGCTGACCGGGTTCTTCCGCTCGCTGCCGGACGAGCTGGAGGAGGCGGCCGCCATCGACGGCGCGTCCCCGGTGCGCACGTTCTTCTCGGTGATGCTCCCGCTGGCACGTGGCGGTTTGATCACCGCGCTGACGCTCAACGCGATCGGGCTGTGGAACGAAACCCTGCTGGGCATCGTCTTCCTGCACGACCAGGCGCACTTCACCCTGTCGCGTGCGCTGTTCACCTTCTACGGGGCGGCGAGCTACCAGTCGGAATACGGCGGCCTGATCGCCGGTGTCGCCATCGTGGTGCTCCCGATGCTCGCGCTCTACCTCGTGCTCGCCCGCCGGATCATCACCGGCCTGACGCTCGGCGCCGGAAAGTAG